The following proteins are co-located in the Rhodoligotrophos appendicifer genome:
- a CDS encoding ABC transporter substrate-binding protein yields MGFVKIKQIGLALLCCVAVIGSYQASANAAEKIRLAYSSLDASSLPWFYAQEKGYFTKHGLDSGELIYLDSGSKGVQALISGSIDMVTADGNALVNAGLAGSDIKAIGVTLGVLPSSAVVAKDIASAQDLKGKRFAISSFGSETQLALQILLKANGLAENDVTAVQVGNQANRFAALQAGQVSGSFFQPPILVKAVAEGYKVLAEMPELAPDYLSVGIGAMEETVETRRPVVKAFLEALAEATAALKKDEAGSVEVIQKYLKSSKEDAEGAWRFFAPLFKSDLRPTPASIQFILDRKTDPKAKTMTPADFVDLSVLDELDKEGFFKNLN; encoded by the coding sequence ATGGGTTTCGTGAAGATCAAGCAAATCGGATTGGCTCTGCTTTGTTGTGTGGCCGTAATCGGTTCCTATCAGGCGTCCGCAAATGCGGCAGAGAAAATCAGACTGGCATATAGCTCTCTGGATGCCTCCAGCCTTCCCTGGTTCTACGCACAAGAGAAGGGCTACTTTACCAAGCACGGCCTCGACAGCGGGGAGCTCATTTATCTAGATTCAGGCTCGAAGGGAGTCCAAGCACTGATTTCCGGCTCCATCGACATGGTCACTGCCGACGGAAATGCCCTTGTGAACGCCGGGCTTGCAGGCTCCGACATAAAGGCCATCGGCGTAACTCTGGGTGTTCTCCCCAGTTCCGCTGTGGTGGCAAAAGACATCGCATCCGCTCAGGATCTGAAGGGAAAGAGGTTTGCGATTAGTTCCTTCGGATCCGAGACCCAGCTTGCACTGCAAATCCTCCTCAAAGCCAACGGCCTCGCAGAAAATGACGTGACCGCGGTGCAGGTCGGAAACCAAGCAAACCGTTTTGCGGCTTTGCAGGCCGGCCAAGTATCCGGCTCGTTCTTTCAGCCTCCAATCCTCGTCAAGGCCGTTGCGGAGGGGTACAAAGTCCTAGCGGAGATGCCCGAGCTTGCTCCGGATTATCTGAGCGTCGGGATTGGTGCGATGGAGGAGACGGTTGAGACACGGAGACCCGTCGTTAAAGCATTCTTGGAAGCGCTGGCCGAAGCCACTGCCGCCCTCAAGAAGGACGAAGCTGGAAGCGTTGAAGTAATCCAGAAGTACTTAAAGTCTAGCAAGGAAGATGCCGAAGGAGCATGGAGATTTTTTGCGCCCCTGTTCAAGTCAGACCTGCGTCCAACACCCGCCTCGATACAGTTTATCCTCGATCGCAAAACGGATCCAAAAGCAAAAACAATGACACCTGCTGATTTCGTTGATCTCTCAGTCCTCGATGAACTGGACAAAGAAGGCTTCTTCAAGAACCTTAATTGA
- a CDS encoding NmrA family NAD(P)-binding protein, which yields MFAIIGATGHIGFRIAQNLLRAGKPVRVIGRSEARLAPLVTEGAEPFVITSVLEIDDVTRAFEGAEAAYTMVPPISTEVSYYQAGRVMAEAAARSGVGRIVNLSGIGAHLPQAGGPHCQDYADLEAAFEEINGLDVLNIRAAFFMTSFFNWIPQIESDGAVSGLLRGDLAIPRIAARDIAEFAAKELHDPTFTGKTRRELLGQRDLSMDEAAAVIGEAIGCQSLRYVELSPQESINAQIAKGRSKVSAEHMNAMYHAWNTGAVTCGETRSSSNTTSTSFEAFVSEEFLPMFRRTGRS from the coding sequence ATGTTCGCGATCATCGGCGCTACCGGACACATCGGGTTTCGCATCGCGCAAAATCTGTTGCGGGCCGGAAAGCCGGTGCGCGTCATCGGGCGCAGCGAGGCACGGTTGGCGCCCCTGGTGACAGAAGGCGCAGAACCATTCGTCATAACCTCAGTCCTCGAAATCGACGACGTCACAAGGGCATTCGAGGGCGCGGAAGCAGCCTATACTATGGTACCGCCGATCTCCACGGAGGTTTCCTATTATCAGGCTGGACGTGTGATGGCCGAAGCGGCGGCGCGCTCGGGCGTGGGCCGCATCGTGAATCTCAGCGGCATCGGCGCTCACCTTCCGCAGGCTGGCGGCCCTCACTGCCAGGATTATGCCGACCTGGAAGCGGCATTTGAAGAGATCAATGGCCTCGACGTCCTGAATATTCGGGCTGCATTCTTCATGACCAGCTTCTTTAATTGGATCCCTCAGATAGAGAGTGATGGTGCCGTCTCGGGGCTGCTCCGGGGTGATCTAGCCATTCCGAGGATCGCTGCACGCGATATTGCTGAATTTGCGGCTAAAGAACTGCATGATCCAACCTTCACGGGGAAGACCCGGCGTGAATTGCTGGGGCAACGGGACCTCAGTATGGACGAGGCCGCTGCGGTGATCGGTGAAGCAATTGGCTGTCAGAGCCTGCGTTATGTCGAACTTTCACCACAAGAATCGATCAACGCCCAAATCGCTAAAGGGCGTTCCAAAGTTTCGGCCGAACACATGAATGCAATGTACCATGCTTGGAACACCGGGGCTGTAACTTGCGGTGAGACCCGCTCGTCTTCCAACACTACGTCCACAAGTTTCGAGGCGTTTGTTTCGGAAGAATTCTTGCCAATGTTCAGAAGAACAGGAAGGTCATAG
- a CDS encoding ABC transporter permease, whose protein sequence is MSNSEIAQPEAQYGEVRPAAHRRARQSIEQRVWSMSGIIAILLLWQLGASSGLLPARFVSSPVAVMKTAVTMTLEDNLLRDVGVTLTELFIGMTIAIALGIPVGLLAGWYRRLRYAVDPYLAALYATPSLALLPLLVLWFGIGVKSTVVLVIISAFFPIVINIMQGVATVEASYLRMGKSFGAGQIRIFRTIVLPSTIPFLASGLQLGVARGLIGVIVGEMYAASSGGLGYIISVAGSTLAVDEMFVAVTIITALGILLLGSARAFEQRMQRWKPGALE, encoded by the coding sequence TTGAGCAACTCCGAGATCGCGCAACCGGAAGCCCAATATGGCGAGGTGAGGCCGGCAGCTCACCGACGCGCGAGACAATCGATCGAGCAGCGTGTCTGGAGCATGAGTGGCATCATCGCCATTCTCCTGCTGTGGCAACTCGGCGCTTCATCGGGGTTACTGCCGGCGCGATTTGTGAGCAGTCCGGTCGCCGTCATGAAAACAGCTGTTACCATGACGCTAGAGGATAATCTGCTGCGTGACGTTGGCGTGACGCTCACAGAGCTATTCATCGGTATGACCATTGCCATCGCGCTTGGCATCCCTGTAGGCCTGTTAGCCGGCTGGTACCGGCGCCTTCGCTATGCAGTCGATCCCTATCTCGCCGCGCTGTATGCCACGCCCTCCCTGGCGCTGCTGCCGCTTCTGGTTCTGTGGTTCGGGATCGGCGTCAAGTCGACCGTCGTTCTTGTCATTATCAGCGCGTTTTTTCCCATCGTGATCAATATCATGCAGGGAGTTGCGACGGTCGAAGCCAGCTATCTGCGGATGGGCAAGAGTTTCGGCGCGGGCCAGATCCGCATCTTCCGAACCATCGTGCTTCCGTCCACAATACCATTTCTTGCCAGCGGCCTGCAACTCGGCGTAGCGAGGGGTTTAATTGGTGTCATCGTTGGGGAAATGTATGCCGCCAGCAGTGGCGGGCTTGGTTATATTATATCAGTTGCCGGTTCAACGCTCGCCGTTGATGAGATGTTCGTTGCCGTAACGATTATTACAGCTCTGGGTATTCTCCTCCTCGGATCGGCTCGCGCCTTCGAACAACGCATGCAGCGCTGGAAACCGGGAGCCCTGGAATGA
- a CDS encoding alpha/beta hydrolase: protein MTSEDKIHPDMRELISAKEVLARTNDSEILRQEWINYGKKLSRPYRPGMKVEDVSFACPGVGNEGIIKVRIYKPAGLEANPPCVVFLHGGAFIKGNLDSGDSNAWGMADYAGAIVISVEYRLAPEFGYPAALHDAYGVLKYIDQHADDLGVDRSRIAVWGESAGGNLAAALALVARDRGGPDLVAQVLIYPCLRNDFNAESYRVHADSPGLTTAACVESWAAYLGGREITSHDYATPLKFDDLSNVAPAFIHYAEIDPLADDGPRYANRLREAAVPTTLRCATGMIHGFLRARFTGTTAEREFMLPCMYLRGIFARRCAG from the coding sequence ATGACATCCGAAGATAAGATACACCCGGATATGCGAGAGCTCATTTCCGCAAAGGAAGTATTGGCCCGCACCAACGATTCCGAAATCCTGCGGCAGGAGTGGATTAACTATGGCAAGAAGCTCTCCCGGCCCTACCGACCTGGGATGAAGGTTGAAGATGTCAGCTTCGCCTGTCCCGGCGTAGGCAACGAGGGCATAATCAAGGTTCGGATTTACAAGCCCGCGGGACTGGAAGCCAATCCGCCTTGCGTTGTCTTTTTGCACGGTGGAGCCTTTATCAAAGGGAATCTGGACAGTGGAGACAGCAATGCGTGGGGGATGGCCGATTATGCGGGCGCCATCGTCATTAGCGTCGAATATCGCTTGGCACCAGAGTTTGGATATCCGGCAGCACTCCACGATGCCTACGGCGTTTTGAAGTATATTGATCAGCATGCCGATGATCTCGGCGTCGACAGGTCGCGGATCGCGGTTTGGGGCGAAAGCGCCGGCGGAAACTTGGCAGCCGCGCTTGCCCTGGTGGCGCGCGATCGCGGCGGACCGGACTTAGTCGCTCAGGTGCTGATCTACCCATGTCTGAGGAATGATTTTAACGCCGAATCCTATCGTGTTCACGCAGATTCGCCGGGTTTGACGACTGCCGCATGTGTCGAGTCCTGGGCGGCTTATCTAGGCGGCCGTGAAATCACCTCCCACGATTATGCCACCCCCCTTAAATTCGATGATCTATCGAATGTTGCGCCGGCATTCATCCACTATGCCGAGATCGATCCCCTCGCAGATGATGGCCCGAGATACGCGAATCGGCTTCGTGAGGCTGCAGTACCGACGACACTTCGTTGCGCCACTGGCATGATACACGGATTCTTGCGGGCACGGTTTACAGGGACGACGGCGGAGCGGGAGTTCATGCTTCCGTGCATGTATCTCCGAGGCATCTTTGCAAGACGCTGTGCAGGTTGA
- a CDS encoding GntR family transcriptional regulator gives MSLIVEQDKLSLREKTLTKLREAIAAGYFKAGERLVERDICARTEVSRTSLREALRHLESEGLVESRKGVGVFVASLSLDDVRDIYEVRRALDAEATRLFTKRATEKQRNRLCEVMKRLADIPHTDHARAHRANIEFFEIIYEGAGNKVAHGFMQSLQTRTSMLRSITLRAVTREHYEETIALFSGIVEAIEARKENLASKLCREFVIRSEKFSLSVFGQK, from the coding sequence ATGTCGCTCATCGTCGAGCAAGACAAGCTCTCGTTGAGAGAAAAGACGTTGACGAAACTGCGAGAGGCAATTGCTGCGGGATATTTCAAAGCAGGCGAGCGCTTAGTTGAACGCGACATCTGTGCCAGGACGGAGGTCAGTCGGACGAGCTTGCGCGAGGCTCTGCGCCATCTGGAATCCGAGGGTCTGGTTGAGAGCCGGAAGGGTGTGGGAGTCTTCGTTGCGTCATTGTCTCTGGATGACGTGCGGGACATTTACGAAGTGCGAAGAGCACTTGATGCCGAGGCAACCAGGCTTTTTACGAAGCGTGCGACTGAGAAGCAGCGGAACAGACTCTGTGAGGTCATGAAACGGCTCGCCGATATCCCGCACACGGATCACGCTCGGGCTCATCGCGCCAATATCGAATTCTTCGAGATCATATACGAGGGGGCGGGAAACAAAGTCGCTCACGGTTTCATGCAGTCTCTGCAGACAAGGACCAGCATGCTTCGATCAATTACGCTGCGAGCTGTCACCCGAGAGCACTATGAGGAGACTATCGCCCTTTTCTCGGGAATCGTTGAGGCCATTGAGGCTCGCAAGGAAAACTTAGCCTCCAAACTTTGTCGGGAATTTGTGATCCGGTCTGAGAAGTTCTCCCTGAGCGTGTTTGGCCAGAAGTAG
- a CDS encoding LLM class flavin-dependent oxidoreductase — translation MKFGYFCNPQDPGAARDWLEMMNEVRDLAVFCDDAGFDSFWLAEHHFNHRGIYILPNPVVMATDLASRTKRIRIGLGAAIITFWHPLRLAEDLAMLDQLSEGRLEIGVGRGNFGIEGVNLNSKADPRDQKANFEVFAETLEIIKRAFSQQLFSFEGKHYTFPTAGFTWDRHTVKDAEYVDPETNELRKLTIIPRTRQQPHPPIWQVVDSASSVEFAGRNDIGIIMWRPPADMLRERFRLYQDSAATVGKKRPLGSRCGITRDTFVAETKEKARELCEKYLIRFLNYHNWRGPNIYLHPGEQYSSEQEERLKSSLDYDFVQRSVLVGSPEEVIDRIEELREVSGVEQILINSSWEGIPHELTMRSMKLFADKVLPKVQGTNSSAGLGTAAE, via the coding sequence ATGAAGTTCGGATATTTTTGCAATCCTCAGGACCCGGGTGCGGCCCGCGATTGGCTAGAAATGATGAACGAGGTGCGGGATCTCGCTGTATTCTGCGACGATGCTGGGTTCGATAGCTTCTGGCTCGCTGAGCATCACTTCAATCATCGCGGAATTTACATTCTTCCCAATCCTGTTGTGATGGCGACTGACCTGGCGTCGCGCACGAAGCGCATCCGCATCGGCCTAGGTGCCGCTATCATCACCTTCTGGCATCCTTTGCGTCTGGCAGAGGACCTGGCAATGTTGGACCAACTGTCCGAAGGAAGGTTGGAGATCGGTGTTGGCCGGGGCAATTTTGGCATTGAAGGCGTGAATCTTAATTCCAAGGCCGACCCGCGGGATCAGAAGGCAAACTTTGAGGTCTTCGCTGAAACGTTAGAGATCATCAAACGGGCTTTCTCCCAGCAACTCTTCTCTTTTGAGGGGAAGCATTATACTTTTCCGACAGCGGGCTTTACCTGGGATCGGCACACGGTGAAGGACGCGGAGTATGTCGACCCCGAAACCAATGAACTCCGCAAATTGACCATTATTCCTCGCACCCGCCAGCAACCGCATCCCCCCATATGGCAAGTCGTGGATTCCGCATCGTCGGTGGAGTTTGCCGGTAGGAACGACATCGGCATCATCATGTGGCGGCCGCCGGCTGACATGCTACGCGAACGCTTCAGGCTGTATCAGGATAGTGCCGCCACGGTGGGCAAAAAACGGCCCCTCGGGTCTCGTTGTGGGATCACGCGAGATACCTTTGTCGCGGAGACGAAGGAGAAGGCGCGGGAGCTTTGTGAAAAATATCTGATTCGCTTCCTGAACTATCATAACTGGCGGGGTCCCAACATTTATTTGCATCCGGGCGAACAATACTCATCGGAGCAGGAGGAACGACTGAAGAGCTCTCTTGACTATGACTTCGTTCAACGGTCGGTTCTAGTTGGCTCACCGGAAGAAGTCATCGATAGGATTGAAGAATTACGCGAAGTCTCTGGGGTCGAGCAGATCCTGATTAATTCTTCATGGGAGGGCATCCCGCACGAGCTTACCATGCGCAGCATGAAGCTTTTCGCCGACAAAGTTCTTCCAAAAGTGCAGGGCACGAACTCAAGCGCTGGACTGGGCACAGCGGCTGAGTAA
- a CDS encoding ABC transporter ATP-binding protein yields MAMKKLEIKNLSFAYANMTALEGVSFDVEEGEFVSIVGPSGCGKSTLLGVVDGLNPATGGQIIVGGKEVREPGYDRALVFQEPSLLPWRTVLTNVTFGLECQNVPKKQAKEKALSLINLVGLNGFSDSYPYQLSGGMQQRVNLARALAVDPEILLMDEPFAALDAQTRELMQAELLSVWQRTGKTVLFVTHQIDEAIYLSDRVIVFSGRPGRVVDIIIPKLSRPRDLSVKHTPEFLASADRIWALIQSRASPSAEVPVHVSS; encoded by the coding sequence ATGGCGATGAAAAAGCTCGAAATCAAAAACCTGTCTTTCGCCTATGCCAACATGACAGCTCTTGAGGGAGTGAGCTTCGATGTAGAGGAGGGTGAATTCGTCAGTATTGTTGGACCGAGCGGCTGCGGAAAAAGCACACTCCTCGGAGTTGTCGACGGACTGAATCCGGCAACTGGCGGCCAGATCATCGTCGGTGGCAAGGAAGTGCGGGAGCCCGGCTATGACCGAGCACTGGTCTTTCAAGAACCGTCGCTGCTGCCGTGGCGGACGGTCCTTACAAATGTGACCTTCGGTCTCGAATGTCAAAACGTGCCGAAGAAGCAGGCTAAGGAGAAGGCGTTGAGCCTAATTAACTTGGTGGGCCTGAATGGCTTTTCGGATTCTTATCCCTACCAGCTCTCCGGCGGCATGCAGCAGCGGGTTAATTTGGCGCGCGCTCTCGCCGTCGATCCGGAAATCTTGCTCATGGACGAGCCCTTCGCCGCATTAGATGCTCAAACACGCGAACTGATGCAGGCAGAGCTCCTGAGCGTTTGGCAACGGACTGGCAAGACAGTGCTTTTCGTCACTCATCAGATCGACGAGGCGATCTACCTCTCCGACCGTGTGATCGTCTTCTCCGGTCGCCCGGGACGTGTGGTAGATATCATCATCCCGAAACTGTCGCGTCCGCGAGATCTGTCGGTCAAGCATACGCCGGAGTTCCTGGCATCGGCGGATCGCATTTGGGCTCTGATACAATCACGCGCCAGCCCAAGTGCTGAGGTGCCGGTACACGTCAGCTCCTAG
- a CDS encoding LysR family transcriptional regulator: protein MIRLDLVTLRLFLRVCEEKSVTRGASHINLVPSAASRRLNLLEESIGTRLLLRKAHGVEPTAAGLTFLRYARDVLHLSDRLEANLSQFRFGERGLVRIFASSSALVQRLAADLAAFSQEHPQIGIELEERPTSETLEALDQKETDIGIIIRNSEPIGLRSFPYTEDRLNVILRVDHPLAGRKSLKFLEILEEEFVALDRATAVYRLITEQSRKLGKSLKMRMQVRSFEAMCQMVKHGLGIGILPEHAGVPLAAALGLRLLSLDEPWACRKLLICVRPDDQLEPQADRLIQFLLRRSSTVEVNSPN from the coding sequence ATGATACGACTTGATCTGGTAACGCTTCGTCTTTTTCTTAGAGTGTGCGAAGAAAAAAGTGTAACTAGAGGAGCAAGTCATATAAATCTTGTTCCTTCGGCAGCTAGTAGGCGGCTTAACCTTCTGGAAGAGTCGATCGGTACCCGGCTTTTGCTGCGCAAGGCTCATGGTGTTGAGCCCACGGCAGCTGGGCTAACATTCCTCCGCTACGCCAGGGATGTTTTGCATCTCAGCGATAGACTTGAAGCCAACTTATCGCAGTTTCGCTTCGGTGAGAGAGGGCTTGTACGAATTTTTGCGAGTAGTTCTGCACTGGTACAGCGGCTCGCCGCTGACTTAGCCGCCTTTAGTCAGGAGCACCCCCAAATTGGAATTGAGCTTGAAGAGCGGCCGACTAGTGAAACGTTGGAAGCGCTTGATCAGAAAGAGACGGACATCGGAATTATTATTAGAAATAGCGAGCCGATTGGTCTCCGTTCCTTTCCTTATACAGAAGATCGTTTAAACGTAATACTTCGGGTTGATCATCCTCTTGCCGGCAGGAAAAGTCTGAAATTTTTGGAGATTTTGGAAGAGGAGTTTGTGGCGCTCGATCGAGCCACCGCTGTTTATCGATTAATTACAGAACAATCTCGCAAGCTCGGAAAGAGCCTGAAGATGAGGATGCAGGTCCGAAGCTTCGAGGCCATGTGTCAAATGGTAAAACACGGCCTGGGAATAGGAATACTTCCTGAACACGCTGGAGTTCCACTGGCAGCAGCGTTGGGTCTCCGTCTGCTAAGTCTCGATGAGCCATGGGCGTGCCGCAAACTACTCATTTGTGTGCGGCCAGACGATCAGCTTGAGCCGCAGGCAGACCGGCTAATCCAGTTCCTTCTGAGGCGTTCATCCACCGTCGAGGTGAATTCGCCGAATTAG
- a CDS encoding ABC transporter permease, translated as MTDIAVPPSRGAGSGRVLSERTVIGSLSVLTGLILWELVARANLISPFLVSSPSAIAEAFIDLTASGELQRQLLISGKEFAVGLILSIVIGLPVAVIAGWYTRAGWFLQPLVAALYAAPTIALFPLIIIFLGIGFWDKVLLVFISGFLQIFVATSAGIRATDRKWVRLARSFRASERKMFWSIILPNGLPYILLGLRLAVGRCVVNVVVAEMLASEGGLGYMIAYYGNTFQVSKVFVALAAVVVTGVILNQMLLVVEQRVGRWRPSTR; from the coding sequence ATGACCGATATCGCTGTTCCCCCGTCACGAGGCGCGGGTTCTGGGAGGGTCCTCTCGGAACGAACAGTCATCGGCTCTCTGTCCGTTCTCACGGGCCTCATTCTTTGGGAGTTGGTGGCAAGGGCCAATCTGATCTCGCCATTTCTAGTCAGCTCGCCAAGCGCGATCGCTGAAGCATTCATCGATCTCACAGCATCCGGAGAGTTGCAGAGGCAATTGCTGATCAGCGGAAAGGAGTTTGCCGTCGGCCTCATTCTCTCAATTGTGATCGGGCTTCCAGTTGCCGTCATAGCCGGCTGGTACACGCGTGCCGGCTGGTTCCTGCAGCCGCTGGTCGCTGCACTCTATGCGGCACCGACCATCGCTTTATTTCCGTTGATCATCATCTTCCTAGGGATAGGCTTTTGGGACAAGGTGCTGCTCGTCTTCATCAGCGGGTTCCTGCAAATCTTCGTTGCCACATCGGCGGGGATCAGAGCGACGGATCGCAAATGGGTCCGTCTCGCCCGAAGTTTTCGCGCCAGTGAGCGGAAGATGTTCTGGAGTATAATCCTTCCGAACGGCCTTCCTTATATTCTTCTTGGCCTTCGACTTGCCGTCGGCCGATGCGTCGTCAACGTGGTGGTGGCCGAAATGCTCGCTTCAGAAGGCGGCCTTGGCTACATGATCGCCTACTACGGCAATACCTTTCAGGTCTCCAAGGTTTTCGTCGCCCTCGCTGCGGTTGTTGTCACTGGAGTCATTCTGAACCAAATGCTGCTCGTCGTGGAGCAGCGAGTGGGCCGGTGGCGGCCTTCAACCCGTTAA